In a single window of the Phycisphaerae bacterium genome:
- a CDS encoding amidohydrolase family protein, with product MTSVPQSCGLSLKRLARGAGVAVVFMLLAAPVLCADEPERLTVIRAGKIITGTGEEIHDGVIVLNGAKIQNVGKGLEYPLNAKVIDARNRVVMPGLINPSSRFGLPGYHRAEVHGNWTVADEYFPAPDAYDELLDAGYTTLALVPGGGGIPGRAIVVHTAGAQEQRVLQAPAYLRVTPDKRVLRGALERAQQEIEKVEKAKQEFEKKQEQERRAAPPASQPASQPGSQPTSVPATQPAFQPPPIDPAFQVLVDLIQKKPDVFALLELGSASDYVHFSEVLKKFDVAHQFLARNGQQSDFTFIAEQIGAKKPRVVLQPVINRAPNSAERIHVVRQFAQAGCEVSLMPLADDAEEHRQMLGRIALLVREGWTRAEALKAVTLHPARLLGLDSRFGSIEKDKDADLIFLDADPLDPLARVREVMIAGEIVRRVEVPQ from the coding sequence ATGACCAGTGTTCCACAGTCCTGCGGATTGAGTCTGAAGCGGCTGGCCCGCGGCGCGGGTGTTGCCGTGGTGTTCATGCTGCTTGCGGCGCCCGTACTCTGCGCTGATGAACCGGAGCGCCTGACTGTCATCCGCGCCGGCAAGATCATCACGGGCACCGGCGAGGAGATCCACGACGGCGTCATCGTGCTCAACGGCGCCAAGATCCAAAACGTCGGCAAGGGGCTCGAATATCCGCTGAATGCGAAAGTCATCGACGCCCGTAACCGCGTCGTCATGCCCGGGCTCATCAACCCCAGCTCGCGCTTCGGCCTGCCGGGCTATCACCGCGCGGAGGTCCATGGCAACTGGACCGTCGCCGACGAGTACTTCCCCGCGCCCGATGCCTACGACGAACTGCTGGACGCCGGGTACACGACGCTCGCGCTGGTGCCGGGGGGCGGCGGGATTCCCGGCCGGGCGATCGTCGTGCACACCGCGGGTGCGCAGGAGCAGCGTGTGCTGCAGGCGCCGGCGTATCTCCGCGTGACGCCGGACAAGCGCGTGCTTCGCGGGGCGCTCGAACGGGCGCAGCAGGAAATCGAGAAGGTCGAGAAGGCCAAGCAGGAGTTCGAGAAGAAGCAGGAGCAGGAGCGTAGGGCCGCACCGCCGGCCAGCCAACCCGCCTCGCAGCCCGGGTCGCAGCCGACCAGCGTGCCCGCGACGCAGCCCGCGTTCCAGCCGCCGCCGATCGATCCCGCGTTCCAGGTGCTCGTCGATCTGATCCAGAAGAAGCCGGATGTGTTCGCGCTGCTGGAGCTCGGCAGTGCCTCCGACTATGTACACTTCAGCGAAGTGCTCAAGAAGTTCGATGTCGCGCACCAGTTCCTGGCGCGCAACGGCCAGCAGTCGGACTTCACGTTTATTGCCGAACAAATCGGCGCGAAGAAGCCGCGGGTGGTCCTCCAGCCGGTGATCAACCGGGCGCCGAACTCGGCCGAGCGTATCCACGTCGTCCGGCAGTTCGCGCAGGCCGGCTGCGAAGTGTCGTTGATGCCGCTGGCGGATGATGCCGAGGAGCACCGGCAGATGCTTGGCCGCATCGCGCTGCTGGTGCGCGAGGGCTGGACGCGGGCCGAGGCGCTCAAGGCGGTCACGCTCCACCCGGCGCGACTCCTCGGGCTCGACAGCCGGTTTGGGAGCATCGAGAAGGACAAGGACGCCGACCTGATCTTCCTCGACGCCGACCCGCTCGATCCGCTGGCCCGCGTGCGTGAGGTGATGATCGCCGGCGAGATCGTCCGCCGCGTGGAGGTGCCGCAGTGA
- a CDS encoding amidohydrolase family protein: protein MLRPATSWRWCAALLCLALALPVVAQSPAESQPSDTQPASQPARQPVSQPATQPVSQPASAATSSLPTTTTATTSTTTVATTQAAPEKERFLAVINGRVHTVTGPVLERATVLSRNGIITAIGEHVVLPPECVVVDATGLEVYPGLVAAVAGGLHGGNQPRDTTNVYALNMAIALAGGITTALAGNDVAKLTYGTTQDLILKANAYLNINYATRSPLERAQLRADLERVRTYLRDVQRFEREKAVNKDAKPPDKEWLKEKYENYRKLLAREVISVATANSTHELADLADLAQTYGFDLVVRGAVEGWTVAPALGRAGVRAVITPRDERAPDDRFNRPNGSSIENARILHTHGVTVAVVPPTAAITLWGLAGRDLLHLNMEAAFAVRGGLSNDAAVRTITIDAARVLGVDDRIGSLEVGKDADLVVCDGDLLHYMTQVRYTIVNGRVAYDKAKETLFAHIRPQGKPEVPQFDDYWPRRLQWVGE from the coding sequence ATGCTCCGCCCGGCCACAAGCTGGCGTTGGTGCGCCGCCCTGCTGTGCTTGGCGCTCGCGCTGCCCGTAGTCGCGCAGTCGCCGGCGGAGTCGCAGCCCAGCGACACGCAGCCTGCATCGCAGCCAGCCAGGCAACCCGTATCGCAACCGGCGACCCAGCCCGTATCGCAGCCGGCTTCCGCGGCGACCAGCAGCCTCCCTACGACCACGACCGCTACTACGTCCACGACGACCGTGGCGACGACACAGGCCGCGCCGGAGAAAGAGCGGTTTCTCGCGGTCATCAACGGCCGCGTCCACACCGTGACCGGCCCGGTGCTCGAACGCGCCACCGTGCTTTCGCGCAACGGCATCATCACCGCCATCGGCGAGCACGTCGTGCTGCCGCCGGAGTGCGTGGTGGTCGATGCCACGGGGCTGGAGGTGTATCCGGGCCTGGTCGCGGCGGTCGCCGGTGGGCTTCACGGGGGCAATCAGCCGCGCGACACGACGAACGTGTACGCGCTGAACATGGCGATCGCGCTGGCCGGCGGCATCACCACGGCGCTGGCCGGCAATGACGTGGCGAAGTTGACCTACGGCACGACGCAGGACCTGATCCTGAAGGCCAATGCGTACTTGAACATCAACTACGCGACCCGCAGCCCGCTGGAGCGTGCGCAACTGCGGGCCGACCTGGAGCGCGTCCGCACGTACCTGCGTGACGTGCAGCGCTTCGAGCGCGAGAAGGCGGTGAACAAGGACGCGAAGCCGCCGGACAAGGAGTGGCTCAAAGAGAAGTACGAGAACTACCGCAAGCTGCTGGCGCGTGAAGTAATCTCGGTTGCGACGGCCAACAGCACGCACGAGCTGGCCGACCTCGCGGACCTCGCGCAGACCTACGGCTTCGACCTGGTCGTGCGCGGGGCGGTCGAGGGCTGGACCGTGGCACCCGCTCTGGGCCGCGCCGGCGTGCGGGCGGTGATTACGCCGCGCGACGAGCGCGCCCCCGATGACCGGTTCAACCGCCCGAACGGTTCGTCGATCGAGAACGCGCGCATTTTGCACACGCACGGCGTGACGGTGGCGGTCGTGCCGCCGACGGCGGCGATCACGTTGTGGGGGCTCGCCGGCCGCGACCTGCTGCATCTGAACATGGAGGCGGCGTTCGCGGTGCGCGGTGGTTTGAGCAATGACGCGGCGGTGCGGACGATCACGATCGACGCGGCGCGGGTGCTGGGCGTGGACGACCGGATCGGCTCGCTCGAAGTGGGCAAGGACGCGGACCTCGTGGTCTGCGACGGCGACCTGCTGCACTACATGACGCAGGTGCGCTACACGATCGTCAATGGCCGCGTGGCGTACGACAAGGCGAAGGAAACGCTGTTCGCCCACATTCGCCCGCAAGGCAAGCCCGAGGTCCCGCAATTCGACGATTACTGGCCGCGCCGGCTGCAGTGGGTGGGGGAGTGA
- a CDS encoding acyl-CoA thioesterase: protein MSTPVPSCDVEIRVRYAETDAMGYLHHAQYFVYFELGRTELLRRNGVRYRDMEDRGIFYVVARLECRYRAPARYDDLLTLTTTTERLTPVLVEHSYRLLCGDRLLTEGRSTLVSVGRDGRPLALPDDLYDRLRGVASAPAVD from the coding sequence ATGTCAACGCCCGTGCCAAGCTGCGATGTCGAGATCCGCGTCCGCTACGCCGAGACCGACGCGATGGGCTATCTCCACCACGCCCAGTACTTCGTCTACTTCGAGCTGGGCCGCACGGAGCTGTTGCGCCGCAACGGCGTGCGCTACCGGGACATGGAGGACCGGGGCATCTTCTACGTCGTGGCCCGGCTCGAATGCCGCTACCGGGCACCCGCCCGCTACGACGACCTGCTGACGCTCACGACGACCACCGAGCGGCTTACGCCGGTGCTGGTCGAGCACAGCTATCGCCTGCTGTGCGGGGATCGGCTGCTGACGGAGGGTCGATCGACGTTGGTCTCGGTGGGGCGGGATGGGCGGCCGCTGGCCTTGCCGGACGATCTGTACGACCGCTTGCGCGGGGTGGCGAGCGCCCCCGCCGTGGACTAA
- a CDS encoding peptidylprolyl isomerase, which yields MLAAGLAVSAVAQVPPAHSRPATRPNMHAAPVATAPVGPPPRVVLEIAQGEEDWGRIVLELNPEKTPITVENFLRYVDSGYYDGTIFHRVLPNFMIQGGGYMALNELKKTGLTRPIANEARKGLKNVRGTIAMARTRNPSSATSQFFINVIDNPQLDFPSRDGWGYCAFGTVVEGMDVVDRIRHVPTQRDPAGPDQAPSQPVDPPRIKRASREGGAPATQTADSQPAPVLPSETMPEPPPADEPRPTEPPEPTPVPESPPAEPAQPN from the coding sequence ATGTTGGCGGCCGGTCTGGCCGTCTCCGCCGTTGCGCAGGTTCCGCCGGCACACAGCCGTCCGGCGACGCGTCCGAACATGCACGCCGCGCCGGTGGCGACGGCGCCGGTGGGGCCGCCGCCGCGGGTGGTGCTGGAAATCGCGCAGGGCGAGGAGGACTGGGGGCGGATCGTGCTGGAACTGAACCCGGAGAAGACGCCGATCACGGTGGAGAACTTCCTGCGGTACGTGGACTCCGGGTATTACGACGGCACGATTTTTCACCGTGTGCTGCCGAACTTCATGATCCAGGGGGGCGGGTATATGGCGCTGAACGAGCTGAAGAAGACGGGGCTCACGCGGCCGATCGCGAACGAAGCCCGCAAGGGCCTGAAGAACGTCCGCGGGACGATCGCGATGGCGCGGACGCGCAACCCGTCGTCGGCGACGTCGCAGTTCTTCATCAACGTCATCGACAACCCGCAGCTCGATTTTCCGAGTCGTGACGGCTGGGGCTATTGTGCGTTCGGCACGGTCGTCGAAGGGATGGACGTGGTCGATCGCATCCGGCACGTGCCCACGCAGCGTGATCCGGCCGGCCCGGACCAGGCCCCGTCGCAGCCCGTCGATCCGCCGCGCATCAAGCGGGCATCGCGAGAGGGCGGCGCGCCGGCGACGCAGACCGCGGACAGTCAGCCCGCCCCGGTCTTGCCGTCCGAGACGATGCCCGAACCGCCGCCGGCCGATGAGCCGCGCCCGACTGAACCGCCGGAGCCCACGCCCGTGCCGGAATCGCCGCCGGCGGAGCCGGCGCAACCGAACTAG